In Hemibagrus wyckioides isolate EC202008001 linkage group LG16, SWU_Hwy_1.0, whole genome shotgun sequence, the sequence TTTAGAAGAGACCACTGTCAATGGACTTCCTGTGTCATCATATGTGTCAGTCAGTGCTGATAGTGGAGTCATTAATGCTGTGCGCTCATTCGACTATGAGCAGTTAAAGGACTTCCATTTCCGCGTCAGAGCACAGGACGGAGGCTCCCCTCCACTCAGTAGTAATGTGACAGTAAAAATTACAGTCCAAGATCAGAACGACAACGCTCCTCAGGTTCTCTATCCAGTACAGACCGGTGGCTCAGTGGTGGCTGAGATCATGCCTCGTTCAGCAGATGTGGGTTATCTGGTCACTAAAGTTGTGGCTGTTGATGTGGACTCTGGACAGAATGCCTGGCTCTCCTACAAACTCCAGAAAGCCACAGACAGGGCGCTGTTTGAAGTGGGAACGCAGAATGGAGAGATACGAACTGTGCGTCAGGTCACTGATAAAGATGCTGTGAAACAAAAGCTCACTGTAGTTGTGGAGGATAACGGACAGCCATCTCGCTCAGCTGTAGTGAACATCAATGTAGCTGTAGCGGACACTTTCCCTGAAGTGCTCTCAGAGTTCACAGATTTTACGCACAGCAAACAATATAATGATGACCtcacattttatttagttttagcATTAGCTGCTGTTTCGTTCCTTTTCATCACAACTGTAGTAGTTATAATATCAGTAAAGATCTACAAGTGGAGACAATCGCGCATCTTCTATCAGTCCAATCTCCCAGTTATTCCGTACTATCCACCCGGTTACACAGACACAGGAGTTACTGGAACTCTACCACACATGTATAATTATGATGCTTGTATGACGACTGACTCGAGGAAGAGTGGCTGTAAATATTCTACACTCGGAGGACAGAGTGTTTTAGTGATGGACCCGAGTTTTACAGAAACTATGCAGCACGCTATAAAGGAAAACAATTTACTGGATGATGCTGATTCTCCTGAAATGGTAAGGGCTTCTGATCACAATTCCTTAACATGAACCTTTCCCAGGCTTTATATAGTATTTATTCATGCCAGGAACAACAGTGCTTTTGGGAAACTCTCCTGTTTGAGTGCCCTTATACTGGCATGTTCCTGTTATATATTCTTAGCTGAATATTTCGGATTACTACATTTATCTAGAACACAAATTCAGCATCATATTAGTTTGTGATTGCTTTGTTATATGATTAATGCTCAGATTTGCTTAAAAAACAagcaactgtttttttttttattgttgatgACAAAATGTTGTTTTCATTATGCTgcttaatattaatatactgCATTTTTTTCAAAATAGTAATGATATTGATGCAAATACACTTAGCCAATATTGTTTCTAaaccttttatttcatttttcccccatttctATATTAATAGTGAAGGATTgtgtcagtattgtgtgtcgAACACTGGGTATGGATCAATGCAGTGTATTTCTTCTTCATTTATGCTGCTGTTTGGCGTAGCAAGGTTTTCAGCACTTCTTGTTGGATAGCAACAGCCAgattctcacatacacactcagaatTGAACACAGTCTCTTTTAGATTatgtaataattttaaataaaaaaaacaaatgcatttaGCACAATACTCCTTGTTATGTAATTTCAACATGAACATACCATAATCAAGGAAGAGATTACGTTCTAATGCCATGGAGAATTTCCAAAATTGATAAAATGTGATTCAATAATTTGTTGCCTACTTGCTATAAATTAGTTGACAAACTATGTTGTTCATCAACCTGCACAGTTTTCAGTGTAATTTATGGTTGTATGGCTAGATAGCTTCCTTTTAATTGAATTTGtctcatttaattaaaaaataaaaataaaaccttaaatAGAAATTATAGATTTGTGCATTTTCATACCAGTGATAGAAAGAGCTAGGGAATTGTAGAAGGTGGGTCCATGTTGAAGTATCATTTTTACACTAATTTAACAattatacttttattttcaGCCCTAACTGTGTTGGACAGCGCATTATCATTAACAGCTGTATTTTGAATGGTTACATCCAGCAATCATAAAATATCATACCATTTAATAACAGAGCATACCCTATCATATACCAATATACCAAATCATTTACTGTTTCATATCATAAATATCATAAGTTCATTGATAACCTGTTTGTGAAGCGAGACTGTTGCATGAATCCttcaagaaaaaaatcaaatgcaTTTTAcacatacatgaataaatactTGCGAATTTAGAAATGCTGATATTACAAGAATGAGGAGGAAGGGGATGTGGAGAAGTGAAGATAGTGGAGGAAGGCAAAAAATTCCTCACTGCTTGTATCATTACTACGTTTCACTCGTATTTTAGCTGAGAAATGTACAACTACAAATAGTTAAATTGCACGTCATTTTATTTACTCCGTAGTTGTTATCTTGTGGGAGATTAGATTTCTTATCAAATTTATCTATGCTGAAGTTTTATAGCAAATCACTTATTTGGAATTTATTTGTAGTTCTTAGATTTCTCTCACGGGGCCGCTGTTTAACGGCGAAGGACTGAGACGGGGGTTAAAATAATCAAACCCTCCCATGTCATCATCCCTCTGtatcagagagaaagaaaggaagacagGCTTTTCTGACGCCCAATCTCAACACAATGTTGGAGTGTAATCGCTCTTAATAGAAATAGGTAATATATATTTGCTCTCTAGCTATTCAAATCTGATCTACATGATACGATTTCTGTGTTAAAGGACGCTTATTGCAAAGAAGGAAATCTCCGCTATGGCGTGGCGGTACAAGGTACTGATTTTCATCGTCTTTTGTTCTGACTGCGCGAGCGGACAGATCACTTATTCTATTCCAGAGGAAATGGAAAAAGGATCAAGGATCGGAAATATCGCTCAGGATTTGGGTTTGAATTTAAAAAGACTGAAATCGGGAAAAGCGCGAATCTTTTCAGGTGAGAGCAGGGAATATGTCGAACTGAACAGAGAAAACGGAATGCTTCTCATTAAAGAGAAAATAGACCGGGAGTCTCTTTGCGCGAAATTAACCCCGTGTGCTCTCCATCTCCAAATGATTCTGGAAAACCCGATGGAGTTATATTCTGTTACCGTGGAGATCACGGATATAAACGACAATGCTCCAAATTTCCAGAAGAATGAAATGAGGTTTGAAATAAGCGAGTCGGCAATGATCGGTGCCAGATTCGTGCTGGGTAAAGCTGCTGATCCGGATGTTGGGATAAACGGTCTTCAGAGCTATTTCCTCAACCCTACGGataattttattttagacaAAGAGTCAGGCGGTGAGAAAAATGTAGAGATGATTTTACAAAAGACTCTTGATCGGGAAAAGGAAGGACAAATTAATTTGTTATTGACGGCGTTTGATGGCGGTGAGTCCCGGCTGTCGGGAAcaatgcaaatatatataacagTAGTGGATGTTAATGATAATCCTCCTGTATTTATTCAAAAGGTCTATAAAGCTACAATAGTAGAAAATGCAGTAAAAGGAACCGAAATAACAACAGTAAGTGCTTCTGACGCAGACGAAGGCGCCAACGGTCATGTGTCTTATTACATTTCTGACGCAGTGGACATTTCTTTGGCCAATATTTTCCTTGTAAATGAGCAAAGTGGAGAAGTTACATTAAACGGCGAGGTTGATTATGAAAAATCGAACATTTATCAGCTTGATATTCAGGCCAGAGACCAAGGGGGACTCTCTGACACATGTAAGGTAATTATTGATGTACTGGATATTAATGATAACAATCCAGCAATCATTATCATCTCTATGTCTAGTTCAATATCAGAAGAATCAAAACTTAATTCAGTTGTAGCAATGATGAAAGTAAATGACTTGGATTCTGGCGCAAATGGACAAGTTCACTGTACTGTTAATGATAATATTCCCTTTATTATcacttcaccatcaaacaatTTCTTTAGCCTGCTCACAAATCAGGAtttagatagagaaagagaagctGAGTATAACATCACTGTGACTTGCTCTGATGAGGGAGTTCCCTCACTCTCCAGCAGCACTTCTCTCCGTTTACACATATCAGATGTaaatgacaatgctcctgtttTTGAAAGAAATAATTACCAGGCCTATGTGGTGGAGAACAACACACCAGGTCTCTCTATATTCACAGTGAAGGCCAGTGACACAGACTCCAACCAGAATGCTCGAGTTTCTTATATTTTAGAAGACAGCACTGTCAATGGACTTCCTGTGTCATCATATGTGTCAGTCAGTGCTGATAGTGGAGTCATTAATGCTGTGCGCTCTTTTGACTATGAGCAGTTAAAGGACTTCCATTTCCGCGTCAGAGCACAGGACGGAGGCTCGCCTCCACTCTGTAGTAACGTGACAGTAAAAATTGTAGTCCAAGATCAGAACGACAATGCTCCTCAGGTTCTCTATCCAGTACAGACCGGTGGCTCTGTGGTGGCTGAGATCGTACCTCGTTCAGCAGATGTGGGTTATCTGGTCACTAAAGTTGTGGCTGTTGATGTGGACTCTGGACAGAATGCCTGGCTCTCTTACAAACTCCAGAAAGCCACAGACAGGGCGCTGTTTGAAGTGGGAGCACAGAATGGAGAGATACGAACTGTGCGTCAGGTCACTGATAAAGATGCTGTGAAACAAAAGCTCACTGTAGTTGTGGAGGATAACGGACAGCCATCTCGCTCAGCTGTAGTGAACATCAATGTAGCTGTAGCGGACACTTTCCCTGAAGTGCTCTCAGAGTTCACAGACTTTACACACAGCAAACAATATAATGATGACCTCACTTTTTACTTAGTTTTAGCATTAGCCgctgtttctttccttttcatcaCAACTGTAGTAGTTATAATATCAGTAAAGATCTACAGGTGGAGACAATCACGTATCTTCTATCAGTCCAATCTCCCAGTTATTCCGTACTATCCACCCGGTTACACAGACACAGGAGTTACTGGAACTCTACCACACATGTATAATTATGATCCTTGTATGACGACTGCCTCGAGGAAGAGTGACTGTAAATATTCTACACTCGGAGGACAGAGTGTTTTAGTGATGGACCCGAGTTTCACAGAAACTATGCACCACGCTATGAAGGAAAATAATTTTCTGGATGATGCTGATTCTCCTGAAATGGTAAGGGCTTCTTTTCACAGTTCCTTATCATGAACCTTTCCCAGTCTATATATAGCATTCATTCATGCCAGGAACAACAGTGCTTTTGGGAAACTCTCCTGTTTTAGTGCACTTAAACTGGCATGTTCCTATTATATATTGTTAGCTGAATATTTCGGATTACTACATTTATCTAGATCACAAATTAAGCATCATATTAGTTTGTGATTGCTTTGTTATATGATTAATGCTCAGATTTGCTTAAAAAACAAGcaacagttttttatttaaattcctgATGACAAACTGTTGTTTTCATTATGCTGTTTAATATGAAtatactgcatttttttttcaaaatagtAATGCTATTATTGATGCAAATACGCTTAGCCGATATTGTTTCcaaactttttatttcatttttcccccatttctATATTAAAAGTGAAGGATTgtgtcagtattgtgtgtcaAACACTGGATATGTATCAATGCAGTGTATTTCTTCTTCATTTATGCTGCTGTTTGGCGTAGCAAGGTTTTCAGCACTTCTTGTTGGATAGCAACAGCCAgattctcacatacacacacagaattgaACACAGTCTCtttttgtttatgtaataattttaaattaaaaaatcaaatGTATTTAGCACAATACTCCTTGTTATGTAATTTCAACATGAACATACCATAATCAAGGAAGGGATTAAGTTCTAATGCCATGGAGAATTTCCAAAATTGATAAAATGTGATTCAATAATTTGTTGCCTACTTGCTATAAATTAGTTCACAAATAATGTTGTTCATTAGCCTGCACAGTTTTCAGTGTAATTTATGATTGTATGGCTAGATAGCTTCCTTTTAATTGAATTTGtctcatttaattaaaaaataaaaatgaaaccttaaatataaattatagaTTTGTGCATTTTCATACCAGTGATAGAAAGAGCTAGGGAATTGTAGAAGGTGGGTCCATGTTGAAGTATCATTTTTACACTAATTTAACAattatacttttattttcaGCCCTAACTGTGTTGGACAGCGCATTATCATTAACAGCTGTATTTTGAATGGTTACATCCAGCAATCATAAAATATCATACCATTTAATAACAGAGCATACCCTATCATATACCAATATACCAAATCATTTACTGTTTCatataataaatatcataaGTTCATTGATAACCTGTTTGTGAAGCGAGACTGTTGCATGAATCcttcaaaacaaaaatcaaatgcATTTTAcacatacatgaataaatactTGCGAATTTAGAAATGCTGATATTACAAGAATGAGGAGGAAGGGGATGTGGAGAAGTGAAGATAGTGGAGGAAGGCAAAAAATTCCTCATTGCTTGTATCATTAGTACGTTTCACTCGTATTTTAGCTGAGAAATGTACAACTACAAATAGTTAAATTGCACGTCATTTTATTTACTCCGTAGTTGTTATCTTGTGGGAGATTAGATTTCTTATCAAATTTATCTATGCTGAAGTTTTATAGCAAATCACTTATTTGGAATTTATTTGTAGTTCTTAGATTTGTCTCACTGGGCCGCTGTTTAACGGTGAAGGACTGAGACGGGGGTTAAAATAATCAAACCCTCCCATGTCATCATCCCTCTGtatcagagagaaagaaaggaagacagGCTTTTCTGACGCCCAATCTCAACACAATGTTGGAGTGTAATCGCTCTTAATAGAAAAAGGTAATATATATTTGCTCTCTAGCTATTCAAATCTGATCTACATGATACGATTTCTGTGTTAAAGGACGCTTATTGCAAAGAAGGAAATCTCCGCTATGGCGTGGCGGTACAAGGTACTGATTTTCATCGTCTTTTGTTCTGACTGCGCGAGCGGACAGATCACTTATTCTATTCCAGAGGAAATGGAAAAAGGATCAAGGATCGGAAATATCGCTCAGGATTTGGGTTTGAATTTAAAAAGACTGAAATCGGGAAAAGCGCGAATCTTTTCAGGTGAGAGCAGGGAATATGTCGAACTGAACAGAGAAAACGGAATGCTTCTCATTAAAGAGAAAATAGACCGGGAGTCTCTTTGCGCGAAATTAACCCCGTGTGCTCTCCATCTCCAAATGATTCTGGAAAACCCGATGGAGTTATATTCTGTTACCGTGGAGATCACGGATATAAACGACAATGCTCCAAATTTCCAGAAGAATGAAATGAGGTTTGAAATAAGCGAGTCGGCAATGATCGGTGCCAGATTCGTGCTGGGTAAAGCTGCTGATCCGGATGTTGGGATAAACGGTCTTCAGAGCTATTTCCTCAACCCTACGGataattttattttagacaAAGAGTCAGGCGGTGAGAAAAATGTAGAGATGATTTTACAAAAGACTCTTGATCGGGAAAAGGAAGGACAAATTAATTTGTTATTGACGGCGTTTGATGGCGGTGAGTCCCGGCTGTCGGGAAcaatgcaaatatatataacagTAGTGGATGCGAATGATAATCCCCCCGTATTTACTCAAAAGGTCTATAAAGCTACAATAATCGAAAACGCAGTAAAAGGCAGCAAACTAACTACAGTAAGTGCTTCTGACGCAGACGAAGGCGCCAACGGTCATGTGTCTTATTACATTTCTGACGCAGTGGACATTTCTTTGGCTGATATTTTCCTTGTAAATGAGCAAAGTGGAGAAGTTACATTAAACGGCGAGATTGATTATGAAAAATCGAACATTTATCAGCTTGATATTCAGGCCAGAGACCAAGGGGGACTCTCTGACACATGTAAGGTAATTATTGATGTACTGGATATTAATGATAACAATCCAGCAATCATTATCATCTCTATGTCTAGTTCAATATCAGAAGAATCAAAACTTAATTCAGTTGTAGCAATGATGAAAGTAAATGACTTGGATTCTGGAGCAAATGGACAAGTTCACTGTACTGTTAATGATAATATTCCCTTTATTATcacttcaccatcaaacaatTTCTTTAGCCTGCTCACAAATCAGGAtttagatagagagagagaagctgagtATAACATCACTGTGACTTGCTCTGATGAGGGAGTTCCCTCACTCTCCAGCAGCACTTCTCTCCGTTTACACATATCAGATATAAATGACAACGTTCCTGTTTTCGAGAGAAATAATTACCAGGCCTATGTGGTGGAGAACAACACACCAGGTCTCTCTATATTCACAGTGAAGGCCAGTGACGCAGACTCCAACCAGAATGCTCGAGTTTCTTATATTTTAGAAGAGAGCACTGTCAATGGACTTCCTGTGTCATCATATGTGTCAGTCAGTGCTGATAGTGGAGTCATTAATGCTGTGCGCTCATTCGACTACGAGCAGTTAAAGGACTTCCATTTCCGCGTCAGAGCGCAGGACGGAGGCTCCCCTCCACTCAGTAGTAATGTGACAGTAAAAATTGTAGTCCAAGATCAGAACGACAACGCTCCTCAGGTTCTCTATCCAGTACAGACCGGTGGCTCAGTGGTGGCTGAGATCGTGCCTCGTTCAGCAGATGTGGGTTATCTGGTCACTAAAGTTGTGGCTGTTGATGTGGACTCTGGACAGAATGCCTGGCTCTCCTACAAATTCCAGAAAGCCACAGACAGGGCGCTGTTTGAAGTGGGAGCGCAGAATGGAGAGATACGAACTGTGCGTCAGGTCACTGATAAAGATGTTGTGAAACAAAAGCTCACTGTAGTTGTGGAGGATAACGGACAGCCATCTCGCTCAGCTGTAGTGAACATCAATGTAGCTGTAGCGGACACTTTCCCTGAAGTGCTCTCAGAGTTCACAGACTTTGCACAGAccaaaaaatataatgaatacctcacattttatttagttttagcattagctgctgtttctttccttttcatcaCAACTGTAGTAGTTATAATATCAGTAAAGATCTACAGGTGGAGACAATCGCGCATCTTCTATCAATCCAATCTTCCAGTTATTCCGTACTATCCACCCGGTTACACAGACACAGGAGTTACTGGAACTCTGCCGCACATGTATAATTATGATGCTTGTATGTCGACTGACTCGAGGATGAGTGACTGTAAATATTCTACACTCGGAGGACAGAGTGTTTTAGTGATGGACCCGAGTTTTACAGAAACTATGCAGCAAGCTATAAAGGAAAACAATTTACTGGATGATGCTGATTCTCCTGAAATGGTAAGGGCTTCTGATCACAGTTCCTTATCATGAACCTTTCCCAGTCTTTATATAGCATTCATTCATGCCAGGAACAACAGTGCTTTTGGGAAACTCTCCTGTTTGTGTGCACTTAAACTGGCATGTTCCTATTATATATTGTTAGCTGAATATTTCGGATTACTACATTTATCTAGATCACAAATTCAGCATCATATTAGTTTGTGATTGCACTATCCCCCATTTATTCTGGTGACTGTGCACGCGGACAGACTCACTGCATTTAAGACGTCTTTCTTATCAGGGCACACCACCTCCGCATCAGCATCCATTCATCTCTTGACGAACTCACCGTCATGTATCTCTGTGGCGGGTTTCATAAAGTCTGTGCAGATTATATTCTttgaacacaaacactgtttcTTGGCCGATTAGACAAACAGCCACTTCTGTGCAAAAAATAATTTCTTGTCTACTTTTGGTTAAATACCCTTTATTCTGAATTAACTTTTCTCTTTCCCAACCGTTTGGTCATTTTGTTGTCTCGCTGGCTCGCGCGTCACCTGTTCGTTGGCGATGGTACGTTATGTTGAATGTACCATTCTGTTGCTATGTGAGTTTAACAAATTATTAGGCtatgatatatatgatatatataagATATGATATAAGTAAAACATATATTAAAAActtaatttttaaatatgtcTCTAGCATTGTTCAGAGGGCCGCACCAAATGTGGGGGCGTGCCCCAGTTTGGGGAACCCATGACGTAAGCGAATCAGATATCACCTGTATATATAATTGTGATCTTTGAGGCCTAATTTATAGTTTTTTGAAACGGACTTTGTCTAGACCCTAATCACGTAAAATCAACTGTTGCATAAACGTAAAGATATCGCAATAAACATgttcttatttaaaaatgtattgtatgtattatataaaaatatatcataaatgtgaaatgtattattgattaatttttGTGTGGTTGCATGAACTACGTGTAGGAATTGATCTGTCGTCTTGCCGTTTAACACTAGACACGTTCAATCATTGAACTTTGTGTCAGCAGCATGGTAgcggggaaaaaataataatgaaagtaataatatgtatatacagaTTGTACACAGCggtataaaatacaaataactgGTCTATCATGGTATAGGGAAAAATACATTGTTGCTTCCGTATAGAGACTGGACGAGCGTGATGTGCATGTCACCAGTTTTGATTAAGAGCATGATTAAATTTGGAGTTCCTAACATAAAGtctagataataataataattactattattattattattattattattattattattattattattattattattattattattattattattaacaacaacaacaacaataataattttaactttgttaaaacacacattcattcaatgTTTTCAACAAACATGTAAATTACGGttatttaaaatgtgtaattCTCAGCTGTTAACTCAGAGGGCCGCTGTTTACTTATGGTGCGCAAATCCAGTGTTTCCGCCTCGGACTCGCCCACTGCATAACAAATaatcaaagaaagaaaagcttctCGTTCTCGCCAGCTCCGgaggcttgatgggttttgtttgacatattttttttagaactttCAATTTCAGTATTTGATCTTGATTACTAAGCATACGGATTTTTTTCAAGTGGGAAGATTTGGGTTTTCTGTAGAGACGCAGTGATGTGGCAGACGGTATTGTTCTTCATCCTCCTTTTTTCTCGCTCCGTGCTCGCGCAGGTCAGCTATTCCATAGCGGAGGAAATGGCGAAAGGCTCGGTCATTGGAAATATTGCTCAGGATTTGGGTTTGGATTTGAGAAGACTGCAATCTGGAAAAGCGCGAATATTTTCCGGAGACAACACGGAATACATCGAGCTGAATAAAGAGAGAGGGTTGAttcaattaaaagaaaaaatagatcGCGAGTCTTTGTGCGCTAAAACAACACCATGCGCTTTACATCTCCAAATGATACTTGAGAATCCGATGGAAATGTACACAGCTACCGTGGAAATAACAGACATTAATGATAATGCGCCATTTTTCCAGACGGAGGAAATCAGGATTGAAATAAACGAGGCGACCATACAGGGCGCGAGATTCATGTTAGAGAGAGCAATGGATGCGGACGTCGGTACCAACGGCCTTCAGAGCTACTCACTTAAACCGACAGATCATTTTGTGTTAGATTTACAAAACCATGCAGACGGTGACAGAAGTGTAAAAATGATTTTACAAAAACCCCTTGATAGAGAAAAGCAGGAAAAGCTTACATTATTGTTAACAGCGATGGATGGAGGAGAACCGGTTCTGTCTGgtactgtacagatacacattACTGTTCTAGATGCGAATGATAATGCTCCTGTATTTACACAGAAAGTGTACAAGGCTACATTAACAGAAAATGCAGCAAAAGGGACCAAAATAATAACTGTGAGTGCCTCTGACGCGGATAAAGGCTCTAATGCTCAGGTGGCATACTATTTATCAAACACATTGGATAGTTTTCTAGATTTGTTTATTGTACAGCAACAAACTGGTGAAGTTATGTTAAATGGGCAGGTTGACTTTGAAAAAGCAAACAATTATCAGCTTGAAATCCAAGCCAAAGATAATGCAGGACTTTCAGATtcttgtaaaataataattgaattatTGGATATAAATGACAATGAGCCAGCTATAACTATTCTGTCAATGTCCAACTTTATATCAGAAGAATCTGTTTCTGGAACTGTTGTAGCAATGATGAAAGTAAATGACCCTGATTCATCTGCAAATGGACAAGTTTATTGCACTATTATCGATAATATACCCTTTGATATCAGATCCACGTCCAAAAATTTCTTTAGCCTTCACACAAATCAAGAattagatagagaaagagaagctGAGTATAACATCACTGTTACTTGCTCTGATGAGGGAGTTCCCTCACTCTCCAGCAGCACTTCTCTCCGTTTACACATATCAGATGTaaatgacaatgctcctgtttTTGAGAGAAATAATTACCAGGCCTATGTGGTGGAGAACAACACACCAGGTCTCTCTATATTCACAGTGAAGGCCAGTGACGCAGACTCCAACCAGAATGCTCGAGTATCTTATATTTTAGAAGAGACCACCGTCAATGGATCTCCTGTGTCATCATATGTGTCAGTCAGTGCTGATAGTGGAGTCATTAATGCCGTGCGCTCTTTCGACTACGAGCAGTTAAAGGACTTCCATTTCCGTGTCAGAGCGCAGGACGGAGGCTCGCCTCCACTCAATAGTAACGTGACAGTAAAAATTACAGTCCAAGATCAGAACGACAACGCTCCTCAGGTTCTCTATCCAGTACAGACCGGTGGCTCAGTGGTGGCTGAGATCGTGCCTCGTTCAGCAGATGTGGGTTATCTGGTCACTAAAGTTGTGGCTGTTGATGTGGACTCTGGACAGAATGCCTGGCTCTCCTACAAACTCCAGAAAGCCACAGACAGGGCGCTGTTTGAAGTGGGAGCGCAGAATGGAGAGATACGAACTGTGCGTCAGGTCACTGATAAAGATGCTGTGAAACAAAAGCTCACTGTAGTTGTGGAGGATAACGGACAGCCATCTCGCTCAGCTGTAGTGAACATCAATGTAGTTGTAGCGGACACTTTCCTTGAAGTGCTCTCAGAGTTCACAGATTTTACGCACAGCAAACAATATAATGATGACCTCaccttttatttagttttagcattagctgctgtttctttccttttcatcaCAACTGTAGTAGTTATAATATCAGTAAAGATCTACAGGTGGAGACAATCACGCATCTTCTATCAGTCCAATCTCCCAGTTATTCCGTACTATCCACCCGGTTACACAGATACAGGAGTTACTGGAACTCTGCCGCACATGTATAATTATGATGCTTGTATGACGACTGACTCGAGGAAGAGTGGCTGTAAATATTCTACACTCGGAGGACAGAGTGTTTTAGTGATGGACCCGAGTTTTACAGAAACTATGCAGCGCGCTATGAAGGAAAATAATTTTCTAGAAGATCATGATTCTCCGGAAATGGTAAGGGTTTGTTATAATAATCGAATAATATCTTCCATTTGTCATTCGAATATGTAATCCAAACCTTTTTCAGTAAGAGCCACATAATTTTTGCTTTCTTAATCGAGGGGCGGGTCATTCTGTACCAGAAAATTACATGGGCCGAAGTGACTATAGTATTTTTGTGGAGATTTTGTTATGAttacatttatcattttttcatttcatcttaACATTACTGTTGAAGAGATATAGACGGAGctttaatgatatttttttcattttcacttcaAAGTTTGAGTTAAATCCGCGAAGCTGCACAGCTGTGCTTTGTCCTGCACGTCATTGCTCTCGTCCAGtgctaatgcaaaaaaaaaaaaaaaaatcaatttctttCACTTCGTCCTGCAGCTGATCATATACATTATCTTCCATTTCTTCTGGTGATTGTGCATGCGGACAGACGCACTGCATTTAAGATGTCTTTCTTAT encodes:
- the LOC131366964 gene encoding protocadherin beta-16-like isoform X38, whose translation is MWQTVLFFILLFSRSVLAQVSYSIAEEMAKGSVIGNIAQDLGLDLRRLQSGKARIFSGDNTEYIELNKERGLIQLKEKIDRESLCAKTTPCALHLQMILENPMEMYTATVEITDINDNAPFFQTEEIRIEINEATIQGARFMLERAMDADVGTNGLQSYSLKPTDHFVLDLQNHADGDRSVKMILQKPLDREKQEKLTLLLTAMDGGEPVLSGTVQIHITVLDANDNAPVFTQKVYKATLTENAAKGTKIITVSASDADKGSNAQVAYYLSNTLDSFLDLFIVQQQTGEVMLNGQVDFEKANNYQLEIQAKDNAGLSDSCKIIIELLDINDNEPAITILSMSNFISEESVSGTVVAMMKVNDPDSSANGQVYCTIIDNIPFDIRSTSKNFFSLHTNQELDREREAEYNITVTCSDEGVPSLSSSTSLRLHISDVNDNAPVFERNNYQAYVVENNTPGLSIFTVKASDADSNQNARVSYILEETTVNGSPVSSYVSVSADSGVINAVRSFDYEQLKDFHFRVRAQDGGSPPLNSNVTVKITVQDQNDNAPQVLYPVQTGGSVVAEIVPRSADVGYLVTKVVAVDVDSGQNAWLSYKLQKATDRALFEVGAQNGEIRTVRQVTDKDAVKQKLTVVVEDNGQPSRSAVVNINVVVADTFLEVLSEFTDFTHSKQYNDDLTFYLVLALAAVSFLFITTVVVIISVKIYRWRQSRIFYQSNLPVIPYYPPGYTDTGVTGTLPHMYNYDACMTTDSRKSGCKYSTLGGQSVLVMDPSFTETMQRAMKENNFLEDHDSPEMQKPPNNDWRLPPNQRPGPSGQHRFHTLQQRWTPYEKSRAGARPEEAGAGAVVGTGPWPNPPTEAEQLQALMAAANEVSEATATLGPRYNAQYVADYRQNVYIPGSTATLTANPQQQMPQQALPPPQAPPQAAPAVDVPKAAPTPASKKKVTKKDKK